A genome region from Lactobacillus sp. ESL0791 includes the following:
- the manA gene encoding mannose-6-phosphate isomerase, class I, which yields MEPIFLTPAFRPKIWGGRKLKTIFNYDIPDGKVGEAWIISAYKNDAATVSHGELKGKTLREVYQEHPELFGMPKEKEFPLLVKFLDANDSLSVQVHPDDDYARKYENDNGKTESWYVLQADPGAYLIYGHTAKTREELADMIHQGKWDELLRKVPVKTGDFFYVPAGTIHALTKGILVIETQQSSDVTYRLYDYDRVDSKTGKKRELHTEKSIAVTTVPHVDPQLNITTEAEQDAQIKTLVAPPVSPHFYLWQIDLDGKWQTGLKEHPYLLVSVIAGSGQLVTEAGSYDLELGTNFIIPNEMKNFTFTGKMKIIMSAPGN from the coding sequence ATGGAACCAATTTTTTTAACGCCAGCTTTTAGACCCAAAATTTGGGGCGGCCGCAAACTGAAAACCATTTTTAACTACGATATTCCTGATGGCAAGGTCGGTGAAGCGTGGATTATTTCTGCTTATAAAAATGATGCTGCAACTGTCAGCCACGGTGAACTTAAAGGAAAAACGCTGCGCGAAGTTTACCAGGAGCACCCAGAACTTTTTGGCATGCCGAAAGAAAAAGAATTTCCGTTGCTGGTTAAATTCTTGGATGCCAACGACAGCCTGTCGGTTCAGGTGCACCCCGATGATGACTACGCACGAAAATATGAAAATGACAACGGAAAAACCGAAAGCTGGTATGTCCTGCAGGCCGATCCTGGTGCCTATCTAATTTATGGGCACACCGCTAAGACCAGGGAAGAACTGGCTGATATGATCCATCAGGGAAAGTGGGATGAGCTGCTGCGCAAAGTTCCTGTGAAAACCGGCGACTTTTTCTACGTTCCCGCGGGAACAATTCATGCTCTGACCAAGGGAATTTTGGTAATTGAAACGCAGCAGTCAAGTGATGTAACATATCGTCTGTATGATTATGACCGCGTTGACAGCAAAACCGGCAAAAAGCGTGAGCTGCACACAGAGAAGTCAATTGCTGTGACGACAGTTCCGCACGTTGATCCGCAGTTAAACATTACTACTGAGGCTGAGCAGGATGCGCAGATTAAAACTCTAGTTGCGCCGCCGGTTTCACCGCATTTTTACCTGTGGCAGATTGATCTTGACGGTAAATGGCAGACAGGACTTAAAGAGCATCCATACCTGTTAGTTTCAGTTATTGCGGGTTCGGGTCAACTGGTCACTGAAGCAGGCAGTTATGATCTAGAATTAGGAACTAATTTTATTATTCCAAATGAGATGAAGAATTTTACATTCACTGGTAAAATGAAAATTATTATGTCGGCTCCAGGTAATTAG
- a CDS encoding arsenate reductase family protein, with product MIKFYGYKRCSTSRSAEKWLHEHNVQYEFQDLVEDPPKKEDLVKWMTAHKDRGLKYFFNTHGIPYRQEHLKDKVDSMTIDEAADMMSKNGKLIKRPLMVDGDKLTCGFNEDIYKKTWL from the coding sequence ATGATCAAATTTTACGGTTATAAACGTTGCTCGACTTCAAGAAGTGCCGAAAAATGGCTGCATGAGCACAATGTTCAATATGAATTTCAGGACTTGGTCGAAGACCCGCCCAAAAAAGAGGATTTAGTTAAATGGATGACGGCACATAAAGACCGCGGCCTAAAGTATTTCTTTAATACTCACGGCATCCCTTACCGGCAGGAACACCTTAAAGATAAGGTTGACAGCATGACCATTGATGAAGCCGCCGACATGATGTCCAAAAACGGCAAACTGATTAAGCGACCGTTGATGGTTGACGGCGATAAACTTACTTGCGGCTTTAACGAAGATATCTACAAGAAAACTTGGCTATAG
- a CDS encoding Xaa-Pro dipeptidyl-peptidase: MKYNQYAYVETDLPTQIKELLNIDFLPENYQEQSFSELFAELTANCIAEVNPTADFARKVKLQEFAVSETETLADFLANRPEKISPAQFYNVALQLLGYHVNYDYDLTDPLSFMKKQALPTVNEIADKDQLIHAFYRLLNTRAKNGQLLIDVMAGEGYFYQRQSEKTYGHFHFLNGKSLPTFDTKNVLREVVYVESDLDTDGDGQADLLQATIFRPVESLQPELKVPALYTASPYLGGIIDNVKQNYNVDENLTDATEWTNPQYEPAKRIKAKKPGNEDWAEFLPEEAVHKSSYSLNEYLLARGFASVFAGGIGTRGSDGLRITGSPEETESAKEIIEWLHGDRIAYTDRSRTHEVKASWCNGNIGMTGRSYLGTLQIAVATTGVAGLKTVVSEAAISSWYDYYREHGLVIAPGECQGEDMDKLAETCESNLWNSGDYLKIKPKYDAMQKVLAAKEDRKTGQYSGFWEARNYRHHTDKIKCSWISVHGLNDWNVKPKNVYKIWQIVKNLPLPTKPHLFLHQGPHYNMNNFVSIDFTDLMNLWFVHELLGVENNAYQQWPTVMVQDNLEADIWHEESDWSDELGQKVTYYPTDEHELRKDGNGKNKLTFTDVGGKDFKKEKISENDWQYQFISGEEKWAKRSLRFVTDEFIHPVTIIGRPEIKVRVSGSLAKGQISVALVELGERKRLTPTPKFLMPNGQELGYRFGTDTLQEFVPDKPTKAKLITKAHMNLQNYADMRKPTSIEAGKFYDLTFKLQPTYYKLPVGSKLALIIYSTDQGMTKRPLEEEDYTIDLAGTEIKFSEK, translated from the coding sequence ATGAAATACAACCAATATGCTTATGTCGAAACTGATTTGCCAACACAGATCAAAGAATTATTAAATATTGACTTTTTACCCGAAAATTATCAAGAGCAGTCATTCAGTGAATTATTTGCTGAATTAACCGCCAACTGTATTGCCGAAGTTAACCCAACAGCCGACTTTGCCCGTAAGGTCAAATTACAAGAGTTTGCCGTTTCGGAAACAGAAACTTTAGCAGACTTTTTGGCAAACAGACCCGAAAAAATTAGTCCTGCGCAATTTTACAATGTTGCATTGCAGCTGCTTGGTTACCATGTTAACTACGACTATGATTTGACTGATCCACTTAGCTTTATGAAGAAACAAGCTTTGCCTACGGTAAACGAAATTGCTGATAAAGACCAGCTAATTCATGCTTTTTACCGGCTGCTCAATACTCGCGCTAAAAATGGTCAGCTCTTAATTGACGTCATGGCTGGCGAAGGCTACTTTTATCAACGACAAAGTGAAAAAACTTATGGCCATTTTCACTTCCTTAATGGTAAAAGTTTACCAACCTTCGATACCAAAAATGTCTTACGCGAAGTGGTCTACGTCGAAAGTGATCTCGATACCGATGGTGACGGCCAAGCCGATTTGCTACAAGCGACAATTTTTCGCCCAGTTGAAAGTTTACAGCCAGAATTAAAAGTACCAGCATTATATACCGCCAGCCCTTACCTTGGCGGCATTATTGATAATGTTAAACAGAATTATAATGTCGACGAAAACCTGACGGATGCTACCGAATGGACTAATCCGCAATATGAGCCAGCCAAACGGATCAAGGCCAAAAAGCCAGGAAACGAAGATTGGGCAGAATTTTTGCCAGAAGAAGCGGTGCACAAGTCATCCTATTCACTTAATGAGTATTTGCTTGCACGTGGTTTTGCCAGTGTTTTTGCTGGTGGTATCGGCACCCGCGGCTCTGACGGTCTGCGGATTACCGGATCACCGGAAGAAACAGAATCCGCTAAAGAAATTATTGAATGGCTGCACGGCGACCGGATTGCCTACACCGACCGCTCAAGAACACATGAAGTAAAAGCATCATGGTGTAACGGGAATATCGGTATGACCGGCCGCTCCTATCTTGGTACCCTGCAGATTGCCGTTGCTACAACCGGTGTTGCCGGTTTGAAAACCGTGGTTTCGGAAGCGGCAATTTCTTCCTGGTATGACTATTACCGTGAACACGGGTTGGTGATTGCGCCCGGAGAGTGTCAAGGTGAAGACATGGATAAATTAGCGGAAACCTGTGAGTCGAATCTTTGGAATTCTGGTGACTATCTTAAAATTAAGCCGAAATACGATGCAATGCAAAAAGTTTTGGCTGCAAAAGAAGATCGCAAGACTGGTCAATACTCCGGTTTTTGGGAAGCACGCAATTACCGCCACCATACCGACAAGATCAAATGCTCTTGGATTAGTGTCCACGGTTTAAACGACTGGAATGTTAAGCCCAAAAATGTTTATAAAATTTGGCAGATTGTGAAAAATTTGCCGCTGCCAACTAAGCCCCATCTTTTCCTTCACCAAGGCCCACACTACAATATGAACAATTTTGTTTCAATTGATTTTACCGACCTGATGAATCTCTGGTTCGTCCATGAACTCCTTGGGGTTGAAAACAATGCATACCAGCAATGGCCAACCGTGATGGTCCAGGATAATCTTGAAGCCGATATCTGGCATGAGGAGTCAGACTGGAGCGATGAGCTAGGACAAAAGGTAACTTATTACCCGACTGATGAACACGAATTAAGAAAAGACGGCAACGGTAAAAATAAACTGACATTCACGGATGTCGGCGGTAAGGATTTCAAGAAAGAAAAAATCTCCGAAAATGACTGGCAGTATCAATTTATTAGTGGTGAAGAAAAATGGGCAAAACGAAGTCTGCGCTTTGTTACTGACGAATTTATTCATCCCGTCACAATCATCGGCCGGCCGGAAATCAAAGTCAGAGTTAGCGGCAGCCTAGCAAAAGGACAAATTTCGGTTGCGTTAGTTGAACTGGGCGAGCGCAAACGCCTGACCCCAACACCGAAGTTTTTAATGCCAAATGGTCAAGAACTAGGTTACCGTTTTGGCACCGACACCTTGCAGGAATTCGTCCCGGACAAGCCAACAAAGGCCAAGTTGATTACTAAGGCACACATGAACCTGCAAAATTACGCTGACATGCGTAAGCCAACAAGCATTGAAGCCGGAAAATTTTATGATTTAACCTTCAAATTGCAACCTACCTATTATAAATTGCCTGTTGGCAGCAAATTGGCTTTAATCATTTACTCAACCGATCAAGGTATGACTAAGCGGCCGCTTGAAGAGGAAGACTACACAATTGATTTAGCAGGAACAGAAATTAAATTCAGTGAAAAATAA
- a CDS encoding BspA family leucine-rich repeat surface protein — MNFKYFKKTLCLIAAIGLSGFLTVKYPAAASASKITLKSTVKTKNLGKSGQCNLTFDKASKTLHVKASTTGNHLGKKAFAKAKKRIGSHSYIKIISIDSPIVLPENSKKLFSYERMESDLKEIRGLDKLDTSHVTNMYGMFADDERLGNNSLDLSTWDTSHVTNMAKMFMNIPVEKINVSSFDTSHVTNMYAMFSGCLNVQNFDLHNFNTSQVKNMSFMFEDNEALNSLDLKSFDTGQVTNMSFMFCGDELLENLDLSSFNTSQVKNMSNMFDDDIKLTNFKLGHNFTTDCAKRHQSKKQFSGIKDMFNGVPGYKHKKY, encoded by the coding sequence ATGAATTTTAAATATTTTAAAAAAACACTATGCTTGATAGCAGCAATTGGCTTATCCGGTTTTTTGACCGTAAAGTATCCGGCAGCGGCTAGCGCCAGCAAAATAACTTTAAAGAGTACTGTTAAAACTAAAAATCTTGGTAAGAGTGGTCAGTGTAATTTGACTTTTGATAAAGCTAGCAAAACGTTACATGTTAAAGCCAGCACAACAGGAAATCATTTAGGTAAAAAAGCTTTTGCAAAGGCTAAGAAAAGAATTGGCAGCCATAGTTATATTAAGATAATCAGTATTGATTCGCCGATTGTTCTTCCTGAAAATTCAAAAAAACTTTTTAGTTATGAGAGAATGGAAAGCGATTTAAAGGAAATCAGGGGTTTAGATAAATTAGATACAAGTCACGTTACTAATATGTATGGAATGTTTGCAGATGATGAACGGTTAGGCAATAATAGTTTAGATCTGAGCACATGGGATACAAGTCACGTTACTAACATGGCAAAGATGTTTATGAATATTCCAGTAGAAAAAATTAACGTTAGTAGTTTTGATACCAGCCATGTGACAAATATGTATGCAATGTTTAGCGGTTGTTTAAATGTTCAAAATTTTGATCTTCATAATTTTAATACCAGCCAAGTCAAGAATATGAGCTTTATGTTTGAAGATAACGAAGCGCTAAACAGCTTGGACTTGAAAAGTTTTGATACCGGTCAAGTAACTAACATGAGCTTTATGTTTTGTGGTGATGAATTATTAGAAAACTTGGATCTGAGCAGTTTTAATACCAGCCAAGTAAAAAACATGTCGAATATGTTTGATGATGATATAAAATTGACTAATTTTAAATTGGGTCATAATTTTACTACGGATTGTGCTAAAAGGCACCAATCAAAGAAACAATTTTCTGGAATAAAAGACATGTTTAATGGGGTTCCTGGATATAAACATAAAAAATATTAA
- a CDS encoding reprolysin-like metallopeptidase, with the protein MFNQPTKSKWQRANSHYNVPKIKNFTKAIQNKYYLMGGRWNKTNLTFNDSALPSNQQLLAEDAINKINALGILHLTKTAKKANITIINKVLTDETELGRAETPKSDQPEYKNLDHIYTATIKINNNYIKQNAETNYNNYYEQNIAHELGHVFGLDHDADQSDNTMSAFGSPFTGTYKIDKDYITRLALLYQN; encoded by the coding sequence ATGTTTAATCAGCCTACTAAATCTAAATGGCAAAGAGCTAATAGTCACTACAATGTACCTAAAATCAAGAACTTTACTAAAGCCATCCAAAACAAATATTATTTAATGGGTGGTCGCTGGAACAAAACTAACTTAACATTCAATGATAGTGCTTTACCTTCTAACCAACAATTGTTAGCCGAAGATGCTATTAATAAAATTAATGCTTTAGGTATTTTACACTTAACCAAAACTGCTAAAAAAGCAAATATAACTATTATTAATAAAGTTTTAACGGATGAAACTGAATTAGGTCGAGCTGAAACACCTAAATCTGATCAGCCCGAATATAAAAACTTAGATCATATTTATACAGCTACTATCAAAATAAATAATAATTATATCAAACAAAATGCTGAAACTAACTACAATAACTATTATGAACAAAACATTGCTCACGAATTAGGTCATGTCTTTGGATTAGATCACGATGCTGATCAAAGTGATAACACAATGTCAGCTTTTGGATCACCATTTACAGGCACTTATAAAATTGATAAAGATTACATTACTAGATTAGCCTTACTATATCAAAATTAA
- the carB gene encoding carbamoyl-phosphate synthase large subunit, with translation MPKRTDIHKIMVIGSGPIIIGQAAEFDYSGTQACLALKEEGYEVVLVNSNPATIMTDTEIADKVYLEPLTLPSLTRIIRQEYPDAILPTLGGQVGLNMALELAKSGILDELKIELLGTKLASIEQAEDREKFKELCQKLGEPVPPSKNINNVAAALAFGDEIGYPIIVRPAFTMGGTGGGICKNREELAHVAKNGLELSPVTECLIEQSIAGYKEIEFEVMRDHDDNAMIVCCMENFDPVGIHTGDSIVFSPSQTLSDREYQMLRDCSLRLIRALKIEGGCNVQLALDPNSFNYDVIEVNPRVSRSSALASKATGYPIAKMAAKIAVGLTLDEIKNPVTGTTFAEFEPALDYVVCKIPRWPFDKFPRADRTLGTQMKATGEVMAIGRTGEEALQKAVRSLEISEKDLFSEEAHAASDEDLENKLVKAQDDRLFYLAEAFRRGYKISDLHELTKINFYFLDLVAHLIELEKTITENAGNLEILKEAKKYGFSDETIARLWRKTPAEVRKLRQQNKIIPVYKMVDTCAGEFASHTPYFYSTYDEENESRKTDKKSVLVIGSGPIRIGQGVEFDYATVHCVKALQQLGYEAIVINSNPETVSTDFSISDKLYFEPLTLEDVLNVCDLEQPEGVIIQFGGQTAINLAAGLEKNGIKILGTSVKDLDRAEDRELFDEIVKKLGLKQPQGITATSHAGVLAAAAKLGYPVLVRPSYVLGGRAMEIVYDQSELEKYLREHADIAQSHPILIDDYLDGNECDVDAICDGERVLIPGIMEHIEHAGVHSGDSMAVYPAQTFTRKIEDKIAKITKELALALNCRGIMNIQFIERNGEIYIIEVNPRASRTVPFLSKITGIEMAQVATKVIMGQSLQEQGYEDGLAPEPKLISVKAPVFSFSKLADVDSYLGPEMKSTGEVMGSDYSYPKALFKAFAGANMKIPDNGSVLLTIEDQDKEKILPLAERFAKVGYRIFATKGTAAFLHQNGLHVTVLAKIHENDDRNLLTSLKSGKIDLVVNTMGHDVAQNSDGFVIRQTAIQQNVPLLTSLDTVAALLTALENRGLSAVSLK, from the coding sequence ATGCCTAAACGAACAGATATTCATAAAATTATGGTTATTGGCTCGGGCCCGATTATCATTGGTCAGGCCGCGGAATTTGATTATTCCGGCACCCAAGCCTGTCTGGCACTCAAAGAAGAAGGTTACGAGGTGGTGCTGGTTAATTCAAATCCAGCAACGATCATGACCGACACAGAAATCGCAGACAAAGTATACCTTGAGCCACTGACTTTACCCTCGTTAACGCGGATTATTCGTCAGGAATATCCCGACGCAATTTTGCCAACATTAGGCGGTCAGGTTGGTTTAAATATGGCACTAGAGTTAGCCAAAAGCGGCATTCTTGATGAATTAAAAATTGAACTTTTGGGAACTAAATTGGCTTCGATTGAACAGGCTGAAGATCGCGAAAAGTTTAAGGAATTATGTCAAAAACTGGGTGAGCCGGTCCCACCATCAAAAAACATTAATAATGTGGCCGCTGCTTTAGCGTTTGGTGATGAAATTGGTTATCCGATTATTGTCCGGCCGGCTTTTACCATGGGCGGCACCGGCGGCGGTATTTGCAAGAACCGTGAGGAACTAGCGCATGTTGCAAAAAATGGCTTGGAATTGTCGCCAGTTACCGAGTGTTTGATTGAGCAATCAATTGCCGGCTATAAAGAAATTGAATTTGAGGTGATGCGCGATCATGATGATAACGCGATGATTGTCTGCTGCATGGAGAATTTTGATCCGGTGGGAATTCATACGGGAGATTCGATTGTCTTTTCACCCTCGCAGACCCTATCTGACAGAGAATACCAGATGCTGCGCGACTGTTCATTGCGCTTGATTCGTGCACTTAAAATTGAGGGCGGGTGCAACGTGCAGCTGGCACTTGATCCCAATAGTTTTAATTATGATGTGATTGAGGTTAATCCGCGGGTTTCACGATCTTCTGCTTTGGCTTCCAAGGCAACCGGCTATCCGATCGCCAAGATGGCCGCTAAGATTGCCGTTGGCCTAACTTTAGATGAAATTAAAAATCCGGTCACTGGCACAACCTTTGCGGAATTTGAACCAGCGCTTGATTATGTTGTCTGCAAAATTCCCCGCTGGCCCTTTGACAAGTTTCCCCGCGCTGACCGAACTTTGGGAACACAAATGAAGGCAACGGGGGAGGTAATGGCTATTGGTCGAACGGGCGAAGAGGCCTTGCAAAAAGCTGTTCGTTCACTAGAAATCAGTGAAAAAGATTTGTTTTCTGAAGAAGCTCATGCTGCAAGCGATGAGGATTTAGAAAATAAATTGGTTAAGGCCCAGGATGATCGACTTTTTTACCTAGCTGAGGCTTTTCGCCGAGGCTATAAGATTAGTGATTTGCATGAGTTGACGAAGATTAACTTTTACTTTTTGGATCTTGTGGCACATTTAATTGAACTAGAAAAAACAATCACAGAAAATGCGGGTAACCTGGAAATTTTAAAAGAAGCCAAAAAGTATGGTTTTAGTGATGAGACGATTGCACGCTTGTGGCGGAAAACACCCGCGGAAGTGCGTAAGCTGCGGCAACAAAACAAGATTATTCCAGTTTATAAAATGGTTGACACATGTGCTGGCGAATTTGCTTCACATACACCGTATTTTTATTCAACTTATGATGAAGAAAATGAAAGTCGAAAAACGGATAAAAAATCTGTCCTGGTGATTGGTTCTGGGCCTATCAGAATCGGTCAAGGTGTCGAATTTGATTACGCAACTGTTCACTGTGTTAAAGCTCTGCAGCAACTGGGTTATGAAGCGATTGTTATCAATTCCAATCCGGAAACAGTTTCGACCGATTTTTCGATTTCTGATAAACTTTATTTTGAGCCTTTGACATTAGAAGATGTGCTCAATGTTTGTGACCTTGAGCAGCCAGAAGGGGTGATTATTCAGTTTGGTGGACAAACCGCAATCAATCTGGCAGCAGGTCTTGAGAAGAATGGCATTAAGATTTTGGGTACCAGTGTTAAGGATTTGGATCGAGCTGAGGACCGTGAACTATTTGACGAAATTGTTAAAAAGTTAGGCTTGAAGCAGCCACAAGGAATCACGGCTACCAGTCATGCTGGTGTCTTGGCAGCGGCAGCTAAATTGGGCTATCCGGTTTTAGTGCGGCCAAGCTACGTTCTGGGCGGACGGGCAATGGAAATTGTCTATGATCAAAGTGAACTGGAAAAATATCTGCGTGAACATGCGGATATTGCGCAGAGTCACCCAATTTTGATTGATGATTACCTTGACGGTAATGAGTGTGACGTTGATGCAATTTGCGACGGAGAGCGCGTCCTCATTCCCGGGATCATGGAACACATTGAGCATGCCGGCGTCCATTCGGGTGACTCAATGGCGGTTTATCCGGCGCAGACTTTTACGCGCAAAATTGAAGATAAAATTGCTAAAATCACCAAGGAATTGGCTCTGGCTCTCAATTGCCGCGGCATCATGAATATTCAATTTATTGAACGCAATGGTGAAATCTATATTATCGAAGTTAACCCGCGGGCCAGCCGAACCGTGCCGTTTTTGAGTAAAATTACCGGCATTGAAATGGCGCAAGTGGCAACTAAGGTAATTATGGGCCAAAGCCTGCAAGAACAGGGCTATGAAGATGGCCTGGCGCCTGAACCAAAATTAATCAGCGTTAAGGCACCGGTCTTTTCTTTCAGCAAGCTGGCCGATGTTGACAGTTACTTAGGGCCGGAAATGAAATCGACGGGTGAGGTCATGGGTAGTGATTATTCTTATCCGAAAGCCTTATTTAAGGCATTTGCTGGCGCCAATATGAAAATTCCGGATAACGGCAGTGTGCTGCTGACAATTGAGGATCAAGATAAAGAAAAAATTTTACCGCTGGCAGAGCGTTTTGCCAAAGTAGGGTACCGAATTTTTGCGACCAAAGGTACAGCTGCCTTTTTACATCAAAATGGTCTGCATGTTACAGTATTAGCTAAGATTCATGAAAATGATGATCGTAATTTGCTAACTAGTTTAAAGAGCGGCAAGATTGATTTGGTAGTTAACACGATGGGACATGATGTGGCGCAAAATTCCGATGGCTTTGTGATCAGGCAAACTGCGATTCAACAGAATGTTCCACTTCTTACCAGTTTGGATACGGTGGCCGCATTATTAACAGCGTTAGAAAATCGGGGCTTAAGCGCGGTCAGTTTGAAGTAG
- the carA gene encoding glutamine-hydrolyzing carbamoyl-phosphate synthase small subunit: MRYLILEDGSIYQGAGFGAELETSGEVVFTTGMTGYQEAITDQSYAGQILVFTNPLIGNYGVTLADYESLKPGIKGVICHQLARRPDSWRMQASLPQFLETLGIPGIQGIDTRALVKKLRVHGTLRGKIAASAADATAIVKELQHLPAMHNIIKQVSTKTAYPVPGAKRNIVVIDFGLKHSILRELSKRDCNCIVLPESATAAQVLAYHPDGVLLSNGPGNPEDMPQAVKMVQEVEQHAPLMGICMGHQIFALANGARTYKMKFGHRGFNHPVREIATGNIGFTSQNHGYAVKADSVDPAQLLITHVEVNDGTVEGLQHKHYPAFSVQFHPDATPGPHDETSLFDYFMQVIDQRKEG, translated from the coding sequence ATGCGTTACTTAATTTTAGAAGATGGCAGTATTTATCAAGGCGCAGGTTTTGGTGCAGAGCTTGAAACCAGCGGTGAGGTAGTTTTCACAACGGGGATGACCGGTTACCAAGAGGCGATTACTGACCAGTCTTATGCGGGACAAATCCTGGTTTTTACTAACCCCTTGATTGGCAATTATGGGGTTACCTTAGCTGATTATGAATCGCTGAAACCTGGGATCAAAGGCGTAATTTGTCATCAATTAGCCCGTCGTCCTGATAGTTGGCGCATGCAGGCCAGCCTGCCGCAGTTTTTGGAGACTCTGGGGATACCTGGAATTCAGGGTATTGATACCCGGGCTTTAGTGAAAAAATTGCGGGTTCACGGGACTTTGCGGGGCAAAATTGCCGCTTCTGCAGCTGATGCTACTGCAATCGTTAAAGAATTGCAGCATTTACCGGCAATGCATAACATTATCAAACAAGTATCTACCAAAACTGCTTATCCAGTGCCGGGTGCTAAACGCAATATTGTGGTAATTGATTTTGGCCTTAAACATAGTATTTTGCGGGAGCTCAGTAAGCGTGACTGCAACTGCATTGTGTTACCGGAAAGCGCAACAGCTGCGCAGGTTTTAGCCTATCATCCAGATGGCGTGCTGCTGTCAAATGGTCCGGGTAATCCTGAAGACATGCCCCAAGCGGTTAAAATGGTGCAGGAGGTTGAGCAACATGCGCCCTTAATGGGCATTTGCATGGGTCACCAAATTTTTGCTCTGGCTAATGGCGCAAGAACTTACAAGATGAAGTTTGGCCACCGCGGTTTTAATCATCCTGTGCGGGAGATTGCGACCGGCAATATTGGTTTTACTTCGCAAAATCATGGTTATGCTGTTAAGGCAGATTCAGTTGATCCAGCACAACTGCTTATTACACATGTCGAAGTTAATGACGGGACCGTTGAAGGCCTGCAGCATAAACATTATCCGGCGTTTTCGGTGCAGTTTCATCCGGACGCAACGCCGGGGCCGCATGATGAAACATCGTTATTTGATTACTTCATGCAAGTGATTGACCAGAGAAAGGAAGGCTAA
- a CDS encoding dihydroorotase, producing the protein MATVIKHGLVFQNGRLLHTDVLIADKQIQTLGNNLTAEHIIDASNLLVSPGLVDLHVHYRDPGQTYKEDVITGSLAAARGGFTTVGAMPNVLPVPDTPALMSKMVQNNQTNGRVHILQYGPITKNEDTDELPDYAALKQAGAFALSNDGKGVQNAQTMYSAMQQARENQLLVAVHAQDDSLFNHGVVNEGPAAEKLALRPISELAETTQIARDLLLAQKTGVHYHVCHVSTKTSVCLIRMAKKQGINVTCEVAPHHLLLTEDDLVSDDAYYKMNPPLRTKNDQAALIAGLLDGTIDMIATDHAPHALQEKTGGIAKAAFGITGSETAFSELYTKFVKPGIFTLTELLNWLTIKPAQVFGLKNAGMLEPGMPADLAIFDLAHVKRIKEQDYCSKAINSPFTGDEVYGQTVLTMVAGKIVYQKEQA; encoded by the coding sequence ATGGCGACAGTGATCAAACATGGCTTAGTTTTTCAAAATGGGCGGTTATTACATACTGACGTTCTAATTGCTGACAAGCAAATTCAAACTTTGGGCAACAATCTAACTGCGGAACACATAATTGACGCTAGCAACTTGTTAGTTAGCCCTGGCTTAGTTGATTTGCATGTTCATTATCGCGATCCCGGGCAAACTTATAAAGAAGATGTGATTACGGGCTCGCTCGCTGCTGCCCGCGGCGGTTTTACGACGGTAGGTGCAATGCCCAATGTGCTGCCGGTTCCAGATACACCGGCTTTAATGAGTAAAATGGTGCAAAATAATCAAACCAATGGCCGCGTTCATATTTTGCAGTACGGGCCCATTACCAAAAATGAAGATACAGATGAGCTGCCAGACTACGCTGCTTTGAAACAAGCCGGTGCCTTTGCCTTAAGTAATGATGGCAAAGGCGTGCAGAATGCCCAAACGATGTATTCGGCAATGCAGCAAGCCAGGGAAAATCAACTGCTGGTTGCAGTGCACGCACAAGATGATTCACTGTTTAATCACGGCGTTGTTAATGAGGGCCCGGCTGCTGAGAAGCTAGCGTTACGACCGATCAGCGAATTAGCGGAAACCACGCAAATTGCTCGTGATTTATTACTAGCTCAGAAAACGGGTGTCCATTATCATGTTTGCCATGTTTCGACTAAAACCAGTGTTTGTCTGATTCGTATGGCAAAAAAGCAGGGAATTAATGTTACCTGTGAAGTCGCGCCGCATCATCTGCTTTTGACCGAAGATGACCTTGTAAGTGATGATGCTTATTACAAGATGAATCCGCCCCTGCGCACTAAAAATGACCAAGCAGCTTTAATTGCGGGCCTTCTTGACGGCACAATTGATATGATTGCGACCGACCATGCACCACACGCGTTACAGGAAAAAACTGGCGGCATCGCTAAGGCGGCCTTTGGCATAACCGGCAGTGAAACGGCCTTTAGCGAGTTGTATACCAAATTTGTTAAACCGGGCATTTTTACCTTAACAGAATTGCTTAACTGGCTGACGATTAAGCCGGCGCAGGTTTTTGGCCTGAAAAATGCTGGCATGCTTGAACCAGGCATGCCAGCGGATCTAGCTATCTTCGACCTTGCGCATGTTAAGCGAATTAAGGAGCAGGATTATTGCTCTAAGGCGATTAACTCGCCGTTTACTGGGGATGAAGTTTATGGGCAAACAGTGTTAACCATGGTTGCTGGCAAAATTGTTTACCAAAAGGAGCAAGCTTAA